gactgagtgttactgtcgtgtgcatattcggtttcccttattactcgagcgaggttatagtaattaattgatgagttatgcatgcgtgcacagcttccactatgttcttctggagattaagcttgagcagggactagtaaccgtcttagactcgagacgaaaagatcccgaaacctatgcggacatgactaaaatgctcaacaagtaagttcaatcgatcattatcacaccatatcggcaactttttgtttatttcctgatatctcaagtaataattattattttctttgtcttacagggtttggaaacagttcaccgcagaagctccgggactgttgaaggagctgcgatatacatacccgaaagtaagtactactagctagctagttgcgcgcatctcccgttgattctatagctatactttcatcaatgccatttataatgcttcattatcagtttgattgacctctgttTCTCGTAAAGTGCTCGTGGCAGGAATAAgagaatgattactgtggatactacgtgtgcgagttcatctacaacgcgactaacaaaaataagcggggctactctaaaagacaatatgaagtgcgtaagcaataatattcacaatttcattttattacaccatcatttctgttgattttcattcatatatatgtattaacccccttcttcaaattagacgtggcagatgcggaatgaactcctaccacaagatcgcatgaaagcaattcaagaggaattggcgggattctttcttgaccacgtcatcaataaagtcggagaataccatgtggaagttgatttcaattgctaggggattgtaagaaatcttacatattgtatatgtatgtagccagtagcgtcagatagataatacgaaaacttgttgttcaaccaatctctcggagaagaagaggtcgatcgatcacttctctcggtatgcatgacgaacttctgtacttaatggcttccttcattttcttactagctagcgtgtcgagggcctctctatgtataatACGTAGCGTCGATCAAGTACAGACATAAgagatgccaccaaccgggaccaaaggccctcttgTCTGGGCTCGGTGcatcggccacgtggaggcccatctgtcccggttcgtgttcgaaccgggactaaagatctaGGGCATTAgaaacgaccctttagtcccggttcaataaccgggacaaaaggcccttaccaatcGGGGCGAATGGGGCTTTTTCTACTAGTATATGCAAATAGGTTACCATGTTTTTAGTAATTGTCATGCTACATCATACATCATAAGTGAGTGTCATGTCATGCTACACATGGGGCCGTTCTCCCGGGAGGATGGATGAGAGGGAACGTTTGCGTTGTTCGATTGGAATGGTCAATGGGAGTGAACCGTGCGCCCACGGGGATTATCACAATCAAGGTTACATGTACCATAGAGTGTTCCCTAAAAACGTTAATAGAAATGTCAGCTTCATAACATTTTTGTTAATTAAatatgaaaattaaaaaaaaatatagAAAAACTAGGCAAGGGTACTCATGGTGTTTCGTTCCTACCATTTTCCCCATTGATTTTGATAATAAACAAGTATATTTTGTTTGTATAAAATGTCTTCACTTCAAAAGTTTCCAAACCACAAGGATTTATTTATATCACGACGTTTCAAAAAGTACCTCATGTGGTCCGCTAGATCAAGATCAAACGGTCCGCGTCCTTTCTTGTTCCCGCTTCATCTTCTTCCTTCGGCGCACCCATGACTTGCTCAATATGGCTACGCTGGTGCTCTCTATCCCTTCCGCCTTTAGCTTAAATAAAGCATTCCCTCTAAACGCCTTGGATTATAACGGACACCCACCCTACCATCCCTAATCATAACCACTCACTCGCGTGAGCTTTTCATCTCCTCTCTCACGTTCACCACCGCGCTCTGCAGGTAACCGGCGGTTCTGCCTCAATCCAGACTCGCCTTGATCACTGCTGATGCGGCTGCCGCGCTAGCGGTGATGCTACCTTTAAATACCCATTTCTTTTGGTTATGCAACTTTTTTCGAGGAGTTCTATGATCGATTGTGTGCAACTATGCATACACTTGTAGTGTTAAATTAGACAAGATTATGCATAATCTATTGTCGCCGCTCGCTCAGTCACATCACAGGCTCACAGCACCCCAAGCTCACTGCTCCCTTCGAGTCGAAGGAAAAAAGAAACTCACTCCCCTGCCGACCAAAACCTAACCACCGATCCCCACCCTCTCCACCCTGCCGGCGGCCGAACGGCTGCCCGTCATGTCCTCGCCGGCGCCGCCAATTGCCCCGGCCATGGCCTCGCCGACGCCGCCAGTCGCCGAATGTCCGACACCGTCCTCGCTCCTGGCCCTTCCGGATGTGAACCTGGAGGATATATTCCTCCGCCTGCCCACACCGGCGGCGCTCGCCCGCGCctccctcgcctgcgccgccttcCGCCGCATCATCACCGAGCGCTCTTTCCTCCGCCGCTTCCGCAAACTCCACCCGCCTCCCCTCCTCGGCATCATCGACGACGAAGGTGTCTTCGTGCCCACCGAGGCGCCCCACCCTTCCGCCCCGCTCTCCCGTGCTCTTGTCCAAGGGGCTGATTTCACCTACTCCTTCGTCCCAAAGCCACTCGGTAAAAATCACACAATCTGGTCTCCCTGCGACGTCCGCGACGGCCGCGTCCTCCTCGAGCACCGCCGGTCTGGAGCTCACACTTTCTTCACAGACCTGGCGGTGTGCGACCCCCTGTCGCGGAGGTACCTGCTGCTCCCACCCATTCCTGAGGATATGACGATCGAGCAAGAGCGCCTCGATGAATTGCGGCATTTCCTCATTCCCATTCGCGAGAATGAAGATGAGACATCGCTCAAGGTGATCTGTCTGGCATATTACAGAAGCAAGTTGGTCACATTCATCTTCTCTTCTGTCACGGGACAATGGTGTATAGCTGCGACTACCAGCTGGAGTTCTTTGGGCGTAGTTGACCCCTTCAGGAGATTGTTCTCCTGTTTTAACTACTTTCGCGGCTGCTTCTACTGGTCCTTGGATTGGGAGCACAAGCTGCTTGTGCTGGACACACACAGGATGGCGTTTTCCACTCTCAGTATTCATCATCCTGCCTACTATATGAAGTTTATAGGTCAGCCTGAACACATCAGATGCATGCCTACTGTTGTCGAGGATAGAAAAGGAGCCCTTGAAGTGTTTAATCTTGTCGGTGATCCTTTTGAATCTACCCCGTTTGATCTCACCGGTGGTCCTTACAATCTTACCCCATTTTACATCTATCATACCTTTCGACAAAAaggagaatcttccagtgaatggcAGCTGTTAAATGTTATGGAGTTGCCTCGCGGATATTGTTATTATACTGTGGGTGCAGCTGAGGGGTTCTTATTCCTTGGAGCTGGAGGGATTGGGAAAACTCAGCCGGATGATTGGGGTGCAGATGTTTTTTCGCTGGAGGTCAAGACTTCTCAACTTAAGAAGGTCTGTAGAGCAACAAACGTCACTGTCTTTTGTTTTCAGTCTTACTTCGGCTTCCCACCATCATTGTCAACACCGAGTCTATGAACTACAAAGCGGTAAGCCTGCTGTCACACTTTTTATTCTGTTGGGGATTCTCTCATGTGAAATGGGAAGTGATAGGCTTAGTATTTATGAATTATGGTGCCTTGCTGTCCTAAGTTGTAATGTAGGAAGTTAATCACTCTATGCTTCTAGAAGTACTTTTCAAACTATGGAAGGTAGTCATGGTTTGTTTCTGTCCTGATTAACATTTCCATGTATCTGTACACGTAAAGAAAATAACTCACGTACTAGGAAAGTCATTTATCCTTGGTACTATTCTGGAATGTCCCACCATTCTATAAGTTTCAGCTATAATATTATCTTTGAAAACAAGAATAAAACTGGACATAATCTGGTAAGAGACATGCAACTGTTTAGTCATGTGTGGCGTTTTGGATACCGGGCTCCAGTGAGCCTGAATTTTCTTTAAAGGAAATGTCTTTTAAATATTATATGAATACATATACTTGTTCTCTATGGATCTGCAAAGTTTTATTAAGTAATACGATAATTTGTAGGATACAAAAAAAAAGACAAACTCCGGACCAAATACAACAAGAAAAAGACCTATGTTGATCTATGTATTCTTCTTGTTTATAAACCACATATAAAGATATATTTTGATGAAATTTGTGTGTACAtaccacacacatatatatacactttttttcagaattttttgaggtGCAGAAATAATGTTTTCCATATAAAAATATAAAGGGCACCCATTTTTTGGTGTTTAGTCCCACTTTTATCCGACAATGAGTGCCCATCACCATCAGCTGTGCAAAGTCTACTTAGGCTGTTTTAAAATCTGTCTTGCCTGGGTTTTCCCATCCAGATCCCCTGAGGTAAGCCAATTCATTTTGGTCCTTCCATTTGAGCTCCTCTGGTCAAGTGCTGGACCAAACTGGGTCTAATATTGCTGATCTTGGTGTCCAATTCAGCCTATTGAAGCTAATCTCATCCTTGATTAGAGCCTCTAGTCAATTCACCTTTTCTATAACATTAAGGTGACAACGGCCGCGGCGGCGGTTCTGCTGCTTGTGCTGGACACACACAGGATGGAGTTTTCCATTCTCAGTATTCATCCTGGCTACTAATGTTATAGAAAAGGcaatgttcaggatatcggtaactTGTAGCTGCTCGGTCGGGTGAGGAGTAGGGATTAATCAGGGAATCAGCCTATTAACTGAATTTATCGGTAACCCATTTATTCGTAGGTTAATTGGGGGCTATATCTATGTATCTTAGCTACAAAGGAACATGCAATGTACTAAATGCCCAAATATGCTATTGTACACAGGTGAATATCACCCTTTGTAAGTCATCAGGATCATACAAGACTCCAAACTCCCACCCTCATATCATCGAATTTCGCTTCAAAGATGGAGCATTTGCAGCACTAGAAGCAGCCACAGATTGCCACATATCAACAAACAGTCAAATACCCCACATTAGACaataagcagcagcagcagaatataagaagcagtagtagtagcagcagcataTAGCACAGAGCAGGAGAAGGAGGGGCGGAGAGTTTGAGAAGACTCGGTGCGGCTGCTGCTTGGAGAGTGGGGTGGCGGCGGCTGCTCCAGCCTCCTCCAACGAGGGTTACTACtacgggaggggaggggagagcgaGGAAGGAGGGAACAAGCTGTGACCTAAACACCCAGTTTTGGGGTAAAGGAGGGAATGAGCCAAAGTTTTGTGCCCAAATTTCTCTCTCCAGTTAATCGGCCCAGTGGGATAAATCGGCCTTATAGCCGATTAATCGGCCTGACAGCCAGTTAATTCGCTAGACCAGTTAACGCGAAGGATATGCTGTTATCGCATCCGTGACCTATGGAATCAGGATTAACTGGCCTATTAACTTAAATATCGGCTGATATTTTGAACAGTGAGAAAAGGTGAATTGGACACCCAAGACAACACCTTCATGAAGGGGACAACGGCGGCGTCACAGCGGGCGCCCTCTTCGTGAAGGTTTTGTCTTGGGTGGTCGCGGAAGTCCCCGGTGTTGAATGTGATGTTGGACGTTGTACTTGGTCTTTGGATGCTCCCCAGGGTGTGGGCATCCAGGGCTCAATGTATGACATCGCCCGCTTCCTCCAGGCCTTTCTCCTCCGTCCTTCGGCACGGTCGGGTCCGGCATCCCGCTTGCCTTCGGTCTGTGATGGAGTGGTGGCTGCGCGACGGAGGTTCCTTGTGTTGGTCGTGACACGGTCTGCGTGCCTTATGTCCCTTCTCTTTGCCTTTCGTTGCTTCAGTTTGGGCTAGGCGATTCTTTGGGATTTGTTGCCTGTGgtgtggtgccccctccccctctctcttcttTGTTGTAACAGTTCTCTCCTAcatatcaatgaaatgatacacaATTCTTTGCCTATTAAAAAATGTATCATGAAATATGAAATCTGATTCTTGAACtcagtttccactccattttcaatgGAAGACTTGAGTTTCTGGTATTGTATTAACTTGAGAGCTGCCGCAAGTCATCAACTTTCTGAAATAGATGTGTGAAGAAATGCATTGGATGTCCTCCATTATAATAGGTGTATATGAAATTCCAACTTCATTGTATGTGCTTTATGCACATCATTAACCAGCAGAGCATATGCATATAAAATGTAGCATTGATATCAAGTTAGTTTTGTGATATTCTATTTCTTTAGGTGGATAGTCAATGGTCTAAGATTCTTGATGATTGCCCAGCCTATTAATTACACACATCCTCGAATTTTGCTTATATCCTTATTTCGTAATAATATTTTGATGACTAACTCCTAGTATTTGACTACATGAAACCTGTAAAGCATCTTTGTAGTTGTCAACGCTTGAACAAATTCTTGCACAAATAATGGATGGAGACTAGTCTAGATACCTATGTGGTCATAATATTACTTGTTACTGAGCTAAAATCTTAGTTCCTCTATATTTTACTCCGTCTTAGGCATTTATTTCTACCCAATGCCGTGATTCCAAGTTATTAGTCGTGGGCTTGATTTATTGGCTTGGTATGTTGTGGAGGAGACTTCTAATTTTGGCTTCACAAGTTTGAAATCTCATAGTGTGGCTGCTTAAAAATTGGCTATGTCTAGTACATATCTTTGGAAAGATATAGGAGGGGAAATGTCTTGGGCTTAGGCTTATGGTACAATTTTAGGTCTTAGTATTTTACACAATTCTTGAAGTGTAACATGTGCATCAGTTATTTATTGTTCTTAGCATTTTACACAATTCATGAAGCATAACATGTGCATCAGTTATTTATTGTTTGAGGGCATTGAGGCTCTATATTTACCATTCAAATGCTATGTAATTTTTTTTGTTCACTTTCTTCAAAACTGTACTTACATGTCCCTGAGACGATCCTGGAGCATGAATGGGAGTAGCTCATGTTGCCTTTTACTCTTAAGATGTACCATATTTCTCAATTTTGCACCTACTTTTTGATATTGTTCTCTTCCTAAACACTTGTAAAATGGCTCTGACACTTTCCAAGCAGGAATGAACAGCTTATGTCCCTCTAGTCTTATATCTTTACTGTACTTATCAATTTTGTGCAGATTCTTATCTTGAAACCGCAGAATCAAAGATTTTTTATAGCATTGTTGTAACTAAATACATATGCAGGGATGAGCTCACTTCGGTTTTGGAGGCTTTTATCTGGGCCATGCATCTGGGAATTGAAGGATGGTCAAGATGGTGCTGTGGATATGCTGGCTGGTTGTGCCATACTATTTATCAGAAAATAGTAATCTGTTAAGCGTATTTAAGCAGACACTTTCTATAACACTAGTGTGTAAGAGACATACTGTTGTGCCGGGAGAGTAGTCATTACCAATTGTGGTGGCTTTGTCTAGCAATAATTTGTCAGAGACACATTCTTGTTGTGCTGGGAGAATCGCCGCTTGTTGTTGTACTTAATCTGCTCAATAAGTTATGCCCTAGGGCATTTGGCCTGCTGTATGCTTTCTTTTTCCTTGGGCTGGTTGCCCACTGAGCCGTCTGCTGATTCAACATCCTGAAACAGCTAGTAGTTGTGTGTAGTCCAGTCTGTAATGTTAGGCTTTACTTTTGTTGTGGTCGTCTTACTTTTGTTATGATCTTACCCCGTTCTACATCTATCATACCTTTCAACAAAAGGGTAAAACCTTCCAGTGAATGGCACCTAGCTGTTAAGTGTTACAGGGTTGCATCACAGATACAGCTGACCATGTGTGCAGCTGAGGGATTCTTATTGCTTGCAGGGATTTGAGGAATTCAGTGGGACAAAAATGCAGCATAGGGGTTGCCTGATGATTGGGGTGCAGATGATTTTTTTCACTGGAGGTCAAGATTTCTGAGCTTAAGAAGGAATGCATTATCTTTGAAGAACAAGAGTTAAAACTAGACAAACAAAAATCAACAGGGAACCAATATGGTAAGGCATGCAGATGTTTTTTGTGTGTAAATTGCTTCAAACCTGTAATTACATGTCCCTGAGACTCTCCTGAAGCATGAGTGAGAGCAGCTCATGTGCCACTTACTCTCAAGCTATACGCAGTGATAAGCTCACTTCGCTTTTGGAGTCTCTTATTCGGGCCATGCATCTGATGCCTTTGAGGAGAATTGGAGGATGGTATAATGTGTCAAGTGTGTGTAGTGATGATCTATTTAGCGTTACGATCTTCTGAAATTTTCTCTTTTGTATACTCACTAATTACATAAATTAATTAGATCTCGTTTTTGAGCGTTGCCGTTGCCCTTTTTATGCTATAACCTCACCGACTTCGCTTCACATCCTTACCTCGAGCTTTCCTCATCATCTCCCTTGATGGTTCCCGTCCCTAACTAAAGCGGAGACTTAGCTAAGCATGGCATGCTCTGAACAAGGTCACTTTCTATAGCACTAATATGTAGGAGACATGTTGTTGTTTGTACTGGGAGATTGACCAATTGTGGTGACTTTGTCTAGCAATAATATGTTAGGTGTTACTTATGTTCCTTCTGGCCGGCTTTGGAACCTCTTTGTTCCTTGTGGTCGGCATTACTTTTGTATGATCTTACCCTGTTTTACATCTGTCATACCTTTCAACAAATGGGTGAACCTTCCATTTGTTTATGGGGCGCAGAGGTTAAGTGTTTGGGGTTGCCTCACGGATATTGCTTTTTAACTGGGGGTGCAGCAGAGGGATTCTTATTGCTCGGGGATTTAAGAAACTCAGTGGAATAAAAATGCACCAGAGCAGAGGGGTTGCCTGATGATCAGGGTGCAGGTGTTTTTTCATTGGAGGTCAAGACTTCTGAACTTAAGAAGGAATGCATTGCAGCCTGTTTCCGGTTGTACTTTGGCTTCACACCATCATTGTCAAAACCAAGTCTATGAACTACAAAGTGGTAAGATTGTTGTCATTGTATTTCTAATTCTGTTGGGGGTTCTTTCCTGTGCAGTGGGAAGTGGCAGACTTATATAGTTTGTTTTGATGAATTATTATGGTGCTTTGCTGTCTTCATTTGTAATGCAGAAAGTTAATCGCTCTATGCTACTGGAAGTGCTTGTCAAACTATAGATGGTAATGGAAGAGCCTATATGAATTTATCAAATTGTATGTTGGAGGAGAGTATGTGTTTATTGGAGCCACTCTCATAGAAAAGGTGAAAAAACTAGTTCATTGCATCCACTCTTAATCTTGTTGGGCATATGGGGCTTGCGCAATGCTAAACTGCTAGACAAATGCACCAGAGCATATGGAATACCACTCCTCCTCTATTCCCCTccagccagcacttgctccaaaatgatgcccccaGGAGGGTGAACGACACCAAAGGCGCCGTCATCGTTCGATCTGGGAGACCcaaatctagggtttcccccagagcatACGAAGCCTGATGATGCaaactgcaacgacgatgcctcaacAAGGAAACGACATCGGAGTCGCCGCCATCATCTGCCATGACCGAAGTCGATGCGGTTTTCATCGGCACTCAAGCCACCAGTCCGTACGCCACTGGCATACCTAGTCCCTTCCACCTGAGCAAACTCCAAAGACGATGTCCTCAAAAGGACTACGATACAAAAGCACCGTCATCGGTCGATCCCAATgaggcctagggtttcccctggagttTCCCGCGGTGTCAAGGACCCAGACCAGGGTTGAATCCCGCGTGATCATAAGAACCCGTCGAGATCCGCTCAGTTGTCAACGGGCCGTACCCGCCACCACACCGTCTGCAACACAGTGACCATGTCAGTCACTGGACATCACAAACGCATCTAGCCACCAGCCACGCCCAGATCTGGCCGAGGCCAGCGACCCCAACCAGCGATctacgctgatacgtctccaacgtatcttttatgaagtattcatgttgttatattatcattcttgaatgttttacaattattttatagcaaatttatatcattttttgggactaacttattgactcagtgcctagtgccaattgctgttttttgcttgttttttacattgcaggaaatcaatatcaaacagagtccaaacaccgcgaaactttttgtggattttttatggaccagaagacatccaaaggGCCAAAGCAGCACTTGGAGGGtacctcgaggggggcacaacccaccaggacgcgcctttgggcctaggcgcgcccaggtgggttgtgcccacctcggtggcctcccgcaccccttcttcgccctataaattcccaaatattccaaaaaccctcggggtaaccctagatcagaaattccgccgccgcaagcctctttatccacgaaaaccaatctagaccctgtttcggcaccctgtcgaaggggggaatcatcgctggtggccatcttcatcatcccggcggccaccatgacgaggagggagtagttgttggggaacttagtaatttcaaaaaatttcctacgcacacgcaagatcatggtgatggcatagcaacgagaggggagagtgttcgtccacgtaccctcgtagaccgtaagcggaagtgttagcacaacgcagttgatgtagtcgtacgtcttcacgatccgaccgatccaagcaccgaacgtacggagcctccgagttcagcacacgttcagctcgatgacgatctccgcctccgatccagccgagctccggagatgagttccgtcagcacgacggcgtggtgacgatgatgatgttctaccggcgcagggcttcgcctaaactccgcgacgatatgaccgaggtggaatatggtggaggggggcaccgcacacggctaaggaacgatccgtagatcaacttgtgtgtctatggggtgcccccttgcccccgtatataaaggagcaagggggggaggccggccggcccttggggcgcgccaaggagggggggagtcctcctcctagtgggagtaggactcccctttcctagtccaactaggaaggaggaagggggaaggaaagagggggagagggagagggaaagaggggccgcgcccccctcccctagtccaagtcggactccccttgggagggggcgcgccacctcctgggctgctgccctctctctcccctcaggcccactaaggcccaatacttccccggggggttccggtaacccctccggcacttcggttttctccgaaatgacccggaacacttccggtgtccgaatatagtcgtccaatatatcaatctttatgtctcgaccatttcgagacttctcgtcatgtccatgatcacatccggg
Above is a window of Triticum aestivum cultivar Chinese Spring chromosome 6B, IWGSC CS RefSeq v2.1, whole genome shotgun sequence DNA encoding:
- the LOC123136171 gene encoding uncharacterized protein isoform X2 — encoded protein: MSSPAPPIAPAMASPTPPVAECPTPSSLLALPDVNLEDIFLRLPTPAALARASLACAAFRRIITERSFLRRFRKLHPPPLLGIIDDEGVFVPTEAPHPSAPLSRALVQGADFTYSFVPKPLGKNHTIWSPCDVRDGRVLLEHRRSGAHTFFTDLAVCDPLSRRYLLLPPIPEDMTIEQERLDELRHFLIPIRENEDETSLKVICLAYYRSKLVTFIFSSVTGQWCIAATTSWSSLGVVDPFRRLFSCFNYFRGCFYWSLDWEHKLLVLDTHRMAFSTLSIHHPAYYMKFIGQPEHIRCMPTVVEDRKGALEVFNLVGDPFESTPFDLTGGPYNLTPFYIYHTFRQKGESSSEWQLLNVMELPRGYCYYTVGAAEGFLFLGAGGIGKTQPDDWGADVFSLEVKTSQLKKG
- the LOC123136171 gene encoding uncharacterized protein isoform X1, which encodes MSSPAPPIAPAMASPTPPVAECPTPSSLLALPDVNLEDIFLRLPTPAALARASLACAAFRRIITERSFLRRFRKLHPPPLLGIIDDEGVFVPTEAPHPSAPLSRALVQGADFTYSFVPKPLGKNHTIWSPCDVRDGRVLLEHRRSGAHTFFTDLAVCDPLSRRYLLLPPIPEDMTIEQERLDELRHFLIPIRENEDETSLKVICLAYYRSKLVTFIFSSVTGQWCIAATTSWSSLGVVDPFRRLFSCFNYFRGCFYWSLDWEHKLLVLDTHRMAFSTLSIHHPAYYMKFIGQPEHIRCMPTVVEDRKGALEVFNLVGDPFESTPFDLTGGPYNLTPFYIYHTFRQKGESSSEWQLLNVMELPRGYCYYTVGAAEGFLFLGAGGIGKTQPDDWGADVFSLEVKTSQLKKVCRATNVTVFCFQSYFGFPPSLSTPSL